One segment of Onychomys torridus unplaced genomic scaffold, mOncTor1.1, whole genome shotgun sequence DNA contains the following:
- the LOC118575801 gene encoding coiled-coil domain-containing protein 25-like — protein sequence MNNVNVVYTPWSNLKKTADVDVGQIGFHRQKDVKTVTVEKKVNEILNLLEKNKLEKFPDSAAGRDHEERSEKQVQIQEMKRREKEEMKKKREMDELRSYSPLMKGENMC from the coding sequence ATGAACAACGTTAATGTGGTATACACGCCATGGTCTAATCTGAAGAAAACAGCTGACGTGGATGTGGGGCAGATAGGCTTTCACAGGCAGAAGGATGTCAAAACTGTGACAGTGGAGAAGAAAGTGAATGAAATCTTGAAcctattagaaaaaaacaaattggaGAAGTTTCCCGACTCAGCAGCAGGTCGAGACCATGAAGAGAGGAGTGAGAAACAAGTTCAGATTCaggaaatgaaaaggagagagaaagaagaaatgaagaagaaaagggaaatggatgAACTTCGGAGCTACTCACCGCTAATGAAGGGTGAGAATATGTGCTGA